Within the Prochlorococcus sp. MIT 1300 genome, the region AACTTCAAAAAACCAATCTTTGCAAGGTAGGGGGCCTCTTTTTTAAATCAGCCTTTCTAGACCGTTTTCCCTTGTGCAACATAAAAATTCAATAAAATAATCTATGTGCAATTATAGTACAGGTGTACTGGTGACTGGTATGGCTGTAGCCGTTTTTTTGACCGTTCAAGTAGGTGATTATGTGATTGTTTCTGAGGCTTGTGATTTACATTCCGATGGATGGTGGTTGGGGCAGGTGCTTTTTGTTCAAGGGGGTGCCAGAAAATCTGAGCATCAAACTTTATTCCAAGTGGCCAATATTGATACAGGTGTGATCCATTGGATAAATGCTGACTTAGTTATAAATAAATTTTCTGCTTAGGATATTTGAATTTACTTAAGAGCATTTAAAGAATGTATTTTGTTTTTTGGGAATCTCAAATTTATTATCCTATGAATGTAGCTAATAAATTGTGGAGTTTTAGGTTTTTCTCTGATAAAAGGCAACTGGATTGAGTCTGGTAAATAAATTGGAACTTAAATTTTACCTGAATCAAGTAGAGCTGGTGAGAATGGTTTGAAAATTATGCCCAGTGCATTCTACTGGGAACAATTACTGTCTTTACTTTTAATTTTTAGGTTTATTGAGTTTCTTCTTTTTATTTGTTTCTTGTTAGACATAAATGAACATTACGCTAATTGTCATGAGCTGGTTTATTAGAAGAGTGAAATTTATACGAGAAGCTGATTTATCTAGTCATTACCAGTCTCTTTCATCCCAATCAATTGATGTATAAAGGTGGTTTATATCATTGCTTTTGTATGGTTTTTCAGTGTTTGTTGGCATTGTTGGCATAACAGATTCATCTTTAGGGAGTTGAAGCCATCCGGATTTCCACTTGTTTGTTAGCTTCAGTTCTTTAAGGCTGACGCGAAGGGTCGTTTTAGCATCAAGAACTGCGACCATCTCGATCCAACGATCCCTGCCTTTTCCTCCATAATTTAAGGCTACGAAGTGCCGGAATCCGTTTCTAGGTGTTGTGCTGGTCCATGATTTATTTGGTGGCCATTTCATGTTGACTTGGTTTGGATGCTTTTAATGTTTAATTGGATTTTGCATTGACAAATAGAGTTATGGTTTCTATTTTTCGAAAATTTTTAGGATTTTTTCTACTCTTTCCTCCAATTCCGATTTACCCAAGATGGTAATAATGAATACCTCTTGAGCGGAGGTACCTCGTCTTGCAAGGATTTTGTATCCACCGAGTATGGATGTGGATATTCGTAAGCGAAGTTTAGGCGATTGACCTTTGACTCTTTTTATTTCACCGGGAGTAATGGTTTTAATTCCCGGATCGTTGGAAAGTGCCTTAAGGACTGGGATAAGCCCCTTTATGTATGTGCTGTGAGTAATTACGACCCTTCCCAAAACATTTACTTCGTCAAGTAGTGGCAGAAATTAGCGAAAGTAGCTACGAAAAAGAAGTAGTGGGCAATGAAAATGCTTAAGTCAACAGAGTCACTACTCCGAACGCTGACTGGTCCATTGGGGGACTGTTGCGGGCCAGAGGCAGAGTTGCTTAAAGTTGAAATACATGGAGACGAGGTGCGAGGTACAGCTCTCTGCCCAGGGAAGGTAGTGAAATTTGTACTTGATGCCCAGTCAAGAAGGTTAAAAACAGAAGATATTTTGAAAGTAGCAAAACCAAAAATTTCTATGAGAAGTAGCATATAATTGAAATTTATAATATGATTAGATAGTCTTAAATATTAGTAATGCCTTGGTCTTTTAAGGATAGTTGTTTGTAAGCAAATAATAATTCAATGCTTTTCATGATTTCGTATTTGTTTTCCCAAAATATAATTTTCTAGGTTTTATTGGCTAACATCTTTCAATTGGAGCCATTGTCAACCCTTTGCTTAGTAATTGTTGGTGATAAAGCTCAGCTTGTTCTAAAGGACCGCACCAGACTTCAGCAGATCCTTCTTGGTCAATTTTTGTCGCGAGAGTCCAGGCTCTGTCTTCTGTCATTCCTGGGATGATTTTTGTAAGGCTCTCGACAACGTGATCAAAAGTATTGATATCGTCATTGAGGACTATTACGCGTGCTTCTGGGTAGCGTTGCGACTCCTTTTGACGTTCAAGGAGGGTGGTACCACTAGGAGCAGCGAATGACATGACTGCGTAACAACAAGAGGTCTGCGGTGATGTGATCCTATAGGCTTATGAATATTTGATTGAACAAATGCTATTCACGTTTGCCTGGGCTGCATTGGCTGCAGTATTTAGTTTTTCAATAGCAATGGTTGTTTGGGGGCGTAACGGCGACGGATCAATTAATTTCTAAAGTGTTACAAGACCTCCCTTTTACTGTAGGCAATCAGACGCTTGCGGTTACTGCAATTAGCTTGTTGGTTTTTGTAAGCCTTTCAGTTCTTTATTTAACTATTGTGGAACGACGGGATAAACGTCGTCGAAATAATTCAAATAATTGATCCGTCAAATAAAATCAATCTGTGATATTCAGAGTTTGCTTATATAATATCTTTAGGAATGATGAGCCAGGTACCTTATATTTAGAATGTATAACTTATCTAAATAGACTTGCTGTTAGTGATTCAGGACCTAGCTTTTCAACGTTTGTTCCTTGAGAAATTCTCTCTTTCTTTCTTTTTTCTAGTTCCTTGGCATCTTTTATCAAATCCATTGCTTGAGCCATCCTTTCTAGGTTTGATGAATACAGATTAAGGTCTTTTTCTATTCGTGATTTGGGGACACCAATAGATTCTAAAAGTTCAATGGTTATTTGATTTAGCACCTTTTCGTCATGTAGGTCTTTATCTGAGGTGTTGCTTAGCAAAGTTATTAGACCAATGGCCTTGATACGCGAATAGTGGAAATTGTCAGGGGTGAAAGCCTTGTGACTCTCTAACAATCCTAATGGGAGGTCATTGCTGTTGTTTCTGATAGATGTTTTGACTTGTTCTAATTTGCACGTCTTCACCGCTTCAAGAGCTTTTGTCGATTGATCCCTTATTGATCTGTGTTCGAACCCATTACATTCACATAGAGCCCTTAGCAAGGGCTCTAAATGGGATTCTGGGCGATACCCCCTCATAAAGGTGTTAAAAGCTTGACTTACTCCAATTGCAAAAAAGACATCTGGTTTAAAGCTCCTTTGATGGCTCAGGAGATGCAGTTCAACCAATAGTTCATCGCAGAAACCTCTGTATAGAGCTGGTATTACATAGGGAAATGCTTTATTGAAAGCACGCTTGCTATCTGAGATGGTCTTGTGGTCATTCAAGTGTCTTGCCGGATTCAATTCTCTTTTGACCATAGCTCTGTTGATCCCGCCGTTAAGATCGTGGAAACCGATCAGTGACACATGATCCCGATTGTGATTGAAGAGTCGGGCCGAGGAGAAAGGGCCTTTGATATTTACTCAAGACTGCTTCGAGAGAGAATTATTTTTTTAGGGGAGCCTGTAACTAGTGACTCTGCTAATCGAATAGTCGCTCAACTCCTTTTTCTAGAAGCTGAGGATCCTGATAAGGATATTTACCTGTATATAAATTCTCCAGGGGGTTCCGTTTATGACGGACTAGGGATTTTCGATACTATGCAGCATGTAAAACCTGACATACAAACAGTCTGTGTTGGTCTTGCGGCAAGCATGGGGGCTTTTTTACTTTGTGCAGGGGCTAAGGGAAAACGTAGCAGTCTTCAACATTCTCGAATAATGATTCATCAGCCACTTGGTGGAGCAAGAGGCCAGGCTAGTGATATTCGTATTCAGGCCGATGAAATTTTATTTCTCAAAGACCGATTAAATAAGGAACTTTCAGATCGAACTGGTCAGTCTCTTGATCGTATTCAGGAAGATACAGATAGGGATTTCTTTATGTCCCCTTCAGAGGCTGTAAATTATGGTTTGATTGATAGTGTTATAGATAAGAGGCCTGTAAGACCTGTTTAGCTAACAAAAAACTTTATATCTAATTAATTTTTTATTAGATTTAATTTAATTGTCTAATTACTAAAGAATTGGAGCTGTTCTCTCTTTGTCAGGTATATCTACATATTTAGAGACTACATCTTTGAATTCTTCTCCATCTATTGTCTCTTTTTCGATTATAAGTTCTACCAACCTATCCATTAATTCTCTATGAGGTTTTATTAATTCAATTGTCTCTTGGTAGGAGGTTTTTACCATTCGCCTAATTTGCTCGTCTATTTGTTTAGCAATTGCATCAGAAATATCAGACCTGGTCATTAAATCTCTGCCAAGAAATACTTCTTGGCTACTGCCTTCGAGAGATACAGGACCGAGATCACTCATGCCAAATCTTGTGACCATCTGCCTTGCCATTGAGGCAACTTGTTGAATGTCTCCTCCTGCTCCGGTTGTTACCTCAGCGTGCCCAAAGACTAAATCTTCAGCAGCTCTACCTCCTAAGGCCCCCATTATTCTTGCTTTTAATTGTGCTCGACTGACCAAGGTTTGATCTTCATCTGGGGAGAACCAAGTGAGACCTTGGGCCTGACCTCTAGGAATAAGAGTTACTTTTTGAACTGGGTCATGAGCCTTAACTAGTGTGCCTACAAGCGCATGTCCTACTTCGTGATAGGCGATTAATCTTTTACTTCTGCCATCTGTTAATGGTTGACCTTCCATCCCGGCAATTATTCTATCAACAGCATCATCTATTTCAGTAAGAGTTATATGGTCTTTTCTTCTTCTTGCGGTGAGGATTGCTGCTTCATTCAACAAGTTCGCTAGATCGGCACCAGTAAAGCCAGGTGTTCTTCTTGCAATGCTTTCAAGAGATAGACTTTCCTCTAGCTTCTTGTTCCTTGAATGAACCTTAAGAATAGATAACCTGCCTTTTATATCTGGTGCATCTACTGTGACTTGTCTATCAAATCTTCCAGGACGCATTAACGCAGAGTCAAGTACATCAGGACGATTTGTAGCTGCAATAATGATAATTCCACTATTACCTTCGAAACCATCCATTTCAGTTAATAATTGATTTAGTGTTTGTTCCCGTTCATCATTGCCTCCTCCAATCCCAGCACCCCGCTGTCGTCCAACTGCATCAATTTCGTCAATAAATATCAAGCATGGGCTGTTTTCTTTGGCTCTTTTAAATAAATCTCTGACTCTACTTGCACCAACTCCAACGAACATTTCAACAAATTCTGAGCCAGATAGTGAGAAAAATGGAACTCCGGCTTCTCCGGCAATGGCTTTTGCTAAAAGTGTTTTACCTGTTCCTGGTGGTCCTATTAAAAGTACGCCTTTGGGAATTTGTGCTCCGACAGATGTAAACCTTTCAGGTTGTTTTAGGAAAGTAACTACCTCTTGAAGGTCTTGCTTGGCTTCAGATACGCCAGCAACATCATCAAATTTGACACCTGTATCAGCATCCATTGCAAAACGTGCCTTGGTTTTGCCAAATTGCATTGCCTGCCCAGGACCTCCTGGCATTGAATTAGACCTTCTAGCCAGCAGGATCAGGCCCCCTATCAGTAGTAGCGGGAATAGAAGATTTCCAAGTATTCCTAATGCTGGAGGCGTTGTTCTAACTGGATGGATATCAAAGCTTATGCCTTCTGTTTTTAACGTATTGATTAATTCTGGAGCTAGTCCTGGTAAGTCGACTCGTAGCCTTTGAACCCTATTGTCAAGATCTGGATCTACAGCTTCTACTACTGCGTTCCTTCCCCCTTCATAAATGTCTACTGAGGTGACTCTGCCGGACTCTATATAGTCCAGGAAGCGTCCGTAGCTCATCCTTCCCACAGCTGTATTCATTGGGACTGCAGCAGGTGAACTTGACTTGAGGTTCTTGACTTCAGAGCTTCCGAGTACTTGCCAAAACAGAAGAATTCCCATTGCTAGTGGGATGAGCCATAGAGCAATAATTCTCCAACGCTGATTCATGGAACTTCTGAATTTAGTTCGACTGTAAATGCATAGAAGTTCAAATC harbors:
- a CDS encoding TIGR02450 family Trp-rich protein; its protein translation is MKWPPNKSWTSTTPRNGFRHFVALNYGGKGRDRWIEMVAVLDAKTTLRVSLKELKLTNKWKSGWLQLPKDESVMPTMPTNTEKPYKSNDINHLYTSIDWDERDW
- a CDS encoding DUF3104 domain-containing protein, producing MCNYSTGVLVTGMAVAVFLTVQVGDYVIVSEACDLHSDGWWLGQVLFVQGGARKSEHQTLFQVANIDTGVIHWINADLVINKFSA
- the clpS gene encoding ATP-dependent Clp protease adapter ClpS, yielding MSFAAPSGTTLLERQKESQRYPEARVIVLNDDINTFDHVVESLTKIIPGMTEDRAWTLATKIDQEGSAEVWCGPLEQAELYHQQLLSKGLTMAPIERC
- the ftsH gene encoding ATP-dependent zinc metalloprotease FtsH, which translates into the protein MNQRWRIIALWLIPLAMGILLFWQVLGSSEVKNLKSSSPAAVPMNTAVGRMSYGRFLDYIESGRVTSVDIYEGGRNAVVEAVDPDLDNRVQRLRVDLPGLAPELINTLKTEGISFDIHPVRTTPPALGILGNLLFPLLLIGGLILLARRSNSMPGGPGQAMQFGKTKARFAMDADTGVKFDDVAGVSEAKQDLQEVVTFLKQPERFTSVGAQIPKGVLLIGPPGTGKTLLAKAIAGEAGVPFFSLSGSEFVEMFVGVGASRVRDLFKRAKENSPCLIFIDEIDAVGRQRGAGIGGGNDEREQTLNQLLTEMDGFEGNSGIIIIAATNRPDVLDSALMRPGRFDRQVTVDAPDIKGRLSILKVHSRNKKLEESLSLESIARRTPGFTGADLANLLNEAAILTARRRKDHITLTEIDDAVDRIIAGMEGQPLTDGRSKRLIAYHEVGHALVGTLVKAHDPVQKVTLIPRGQAQGLTWFSPDEDQTLVSRAQLKARIMGALGGRAAEDLVFGHAEVTTGAGGDIQQVASMARQMVTRFGMSDLGPVSLEGSSQEVFLGRDLMTRSDISDAIAKQIDEQIRRMVKTSYQETIELIKPHRELMDRLVELIIEKETIDGEEFKDVVSKYVDIPDKERTAPIL
- the psb29 gene encoding photosystem II biogenesis protein Psp29; translation: MSLIGFHDLNGGINRAMVKRELNPARHLNDHKTISDSKRAFNKAFPYVIPALYRGFCDELLVELHLLSHQRSFKPDVFFAIGVSQAFNTFMRGYRPESHLEPLLRALCECNGFEHRSIRDQSTKALEAVKTCKLEQVKTSIRNNSNDLPLGLLESHKAFTPDNFHYSRIKAIGLITLLSNTSDKDLHDEKVLNQITIELLESIGVPKSRIEKDLNLYSSNLERMAQAMDLIKDAKELEKRKKERISQGTNVEKLGPESLTASLFR
- a CDS encoding DUF2103 domain-containing protein, with protein sequence MGRVVITHSTYIKGLIPVLKALSNDPGIKTITPGEIKRVKGQSPKLRLRISTSILGGYKILARRGTSAQEVFIITILGKSELEERVEKILKIFEK
- the clpP gene encoding ATP-dependent Clp endopeptidase proteolytic subunit ClpP, whose amino-acid sequence is MIPIVIEESGRGERAFDIYSRLLRERIIFLGEPVTSDSANRIVAQLLFLEAEDPDKDIYLYINSPGGSVYDGLGIFDTMQHVKPDIQTVCVGLAASMGAFLLCAGAKGKRSSLQHSRIMIHQPLGGARGQASDIRIQADEILFLKDRLNKELSDRTGQSLDRIQEDTDRDFFMSPSEAVNYGLIDSVIDKRPVRPV
- the petN gene encoding cytochrome b6-f complex subunit PetN — its product is MLFTFAWAALAAVFSFSIAMVVWGRNGDGSINF